The proteins below come from a single Pandoraea apista genomic window:
- a CDS encoding pyruvate, water dikinase regulatory protein, with protein sequence MSDSTTTGNSPTPPAEAAKPVAARPVFIVSDGTGITAETFAHSILAQFEMRFRQIRVPFVDSVDKAYETAQRINEMYRTENVRPIIFSTLVDARANEILRNCQGVILDMFQTFIEPLEVELGLKSMHAIGRVHQNADSEAYKNRIEAVNFSLAHDDGQSNKNLQSADVILVGVSRSGKTPTTLYLAMQYGVKAANYPLIPEDFERERLPSTLDQYKEKIFGLSIDPQRLSEIRNERRPGSKYASLENCRYEVNEAEAMMRREGIKWLSSTHKSIEEIATTILQEIKLERDVY encoded by the coding sequence ATGAGCGACTCCACGACTACCGGAAATTCCCCCACGCCCCCCGCCGAAGCGGCCAAACCGGTCGCTGCACGCCCGGTATTCATTGTGTCGGACGGCACCGGAATTACCGCCGAAACGTTCGCGCATTCGATCCTCGCGCAATTCGAGATGCGTTTCCGTCAGATTCGCGTACCGTTCGTGGATTCCGTCGATAAAGCCTATGAAACAGCGCAACGGATCAATGAAATGTATCGGACCGAGAATGTCCGGCCGATCATTTTCAGCACGCTGGTCGACGCACGGGCCAACGAGATCCTGCGTAATTGCCAGGGCGTAATTCTCGACATGTTCCAGACGTTCATCGAACCACTGGAAGTGGAACTCGGTCTCAAGTCGATGCATGCGATCGGACGCGTTCACCAGAACGCCGACAGCGAGGCGTACAAGAACCGGATCGAAGCGGTGAATTTCTCGCTCGCACACGACGACGGGCAATCCAACAAGAATCTGCAGAGTGCCGACGTAATCCTCGTGGGCGTGTCGCGCAGCGGCAAGACCCCGACCACGCTTTATCTCGCCATGCAATATGGCGTGAAGGCTGCGAACTACCCATTGATTCCGGAAGATTTCGAGCGCGAACGGTTGCCCTCCACGCTCGATCAGTACAAGGAAAAGATCTTCGGGCTGTCCATCGACCCGCAACGACTCTCGGAGATTCGCAACGAGCGGCGCCCCGGCAGCAAGTATGCGTCGCTGGAAAATTGCCGCTACGAAGTCAACGAAGCCGAGGCGATGATGCGCCGCGAGGGTATCAAGTGGCTGTCGTCGACGCACAAGTCGATCGAAGAAATCGCCACGACCATCTTGCAGGAAATCAAACTCGAGCGAGACGTCTACTAA
- the ppsA gene encoding phosphoenolpyruvate synthase, with the protein MTNAAHDGAYVVPFEHLRMTDVESVGGKNASLGEMISQLASAGVRVPGGFATTAFAFREFLQHNNLTERVAKRLEGLDVDNVKALAQAGAEIRQWIVDAPLQPQLEKDIREQFARITADQPDASFAVRSSATAEDLPDASFAGQQESYLNVVGIEDVLDRMKHVFASLYNDRAISYRVHKGFTHAEVALSAGVQRMVRSDCGASGVMFTIDTESGFQDVVFITASYGLGETVVQGAVNPDEFYVFKPTLKAGKYPVIRRTLGSKLLKMEFTQPGEPGRVKTIDVPMELRNRYSITDDDCVELAKFALIIEKHYGRPMDIEWGKDGKDGKIYILQARPETVKSQAAGKVEQRFKLKGDAPVLATGRAIGQKIGAGPVRVIMDPSEMERVQPGDVLVADMTDPNWEPVMKRASAIVTNRGGRTCHAAIIARELGVPAVVGCGDATDVLKDGALVTVSCAEGDEGKIYDGLLETEITEIQRGEMPKIPVKIMMNVGNPQLAFDFAQLPNEGVGLARLEFIINNNIGVHPRAILEYPNIDADLKKAVESVARGHASPRAFYVDKLAEGIATIAAAFYPKSVIVRLSDFKSNEYKKLIGGSRYEPDEENPMLGFRGASRYISEDFAEAFEMECRALKRVRDEMGLTNVEIMVPFVRTLGQAERVVNMLAGYGLKRGENGLKLVMMCEVPSNAILADEFLEYFDGFSIGSNDLTQLTLGLDRDSGMELLAKDFDERDPAVKFMLSRAIKACLSKGKYVGICGQGPSDHPDLAEWLAKEGIASMSLNPDTVIETWQQLAKLAK; encoded by the coding sequence ATGACTAACGCAGCACACGACGGCGCCTACGTGGTGCCGTTTGAGCATCTGCGCATGACCGACGTTGAGTCGGTCGGCGGCAAGAATGCATCGCTTGGCGAAATGATCAGCCAACTGGCCAGCGCCGGCGTGCGCGTGCCGGGTGGTTTCGCCACGACGGCTTTCGCATTTCGCGAGTTCCTCCAGCACAACAATCTGACCGAGCGCGTTGCCAAGCGTCTCGAGGGTCTGGACGTGGATAACGTCAAGGCGCTCGCGCAGGCCGGTGCCGAAATCCGTCAATGGATCGTCGACGCACCGCTCCAGCCGCAACTTGAGAAGGACATCCGCGAGCAGTTCGCGCGCATCACGGCCGACCAGCCGGATGCCTCGTTTGCCGTGCGCTCGTCGGCAACTGCCGAAGATCTGCCGGACGCCTCGTTTGCCGGTCAGCAGGAAAGCTATCTGAACGTTGTCGGCATCGAAGACGTGCTGGATCGTATGAAACACGTGTTCGCGTCGCTGTACAACGACCGTGCCATCTCGTACCGCGTTCACAAGGGCTTCACCCACGCTGAAGTGGCACTGTCGGCCGGCGTGCAACGCATGGTCCGCTCGGACTGCGGTGCGTCGGGCGTGATGTTCACGATCGACACGGAGTCGGGTTTTCAGGACGTCGTCTTCATCACGGCCAGCTACGGCCTGGGCGAGACGGTCGTGCAAGGCGCGGTGAATCCGGACGAGTTCTACGTCTTCAAGCCCACGCTCAAGGCTGGCAAGTACCCGGTCATTCGCCGCACGCTCGGCTCGAAGCTCCTCAAGATGGAGTTCACGCAACCGGGCGAACCGGGTCGCGTGAAGACCATCGACGTGCCGATGGAACTGCGTAACCGGTACTCGATCACCGACGACGATTGCGTGGAACTGGCCAAGTTCGCGCTGATCATCGAAAAACACTACGGTCGTCCGATGGACATCGAGTGGGGTAAGGACGGCAAGGACGGCAAGATTTACATCCTGCAGGCCCGTCCGGAAACGGTGAAGAGCCAGGCGGCGGGCAAGGTCGAGCAACGTTTCAAGCTCAAGGGCGACGCCCCTGTGCTGGCGACGGGCCGTGCTATCGGTCAGAAGATCGGTGCAGGTCCGGTGCGCGTGATCATGGACCCGAGCGAGATGGAGCGTGTGCAGCCGGGCGACGTGCTGGTGGCAGACATGACCGATCCGAACTGGGAGCCGGTCATGAAGCGTGCTTCGGCTATCGTGACCAACCGTGGCGGCCGCACGTGCCACGCGGCGATCATCGCGCGTGAGCTGGGGGTGCCGGCGGTGGTGGGGTGTGGCGACGCGACCGATGTGCTCAAGGATGGCGCGCTCGTGACGGTGTCCTGCGCCGAGGGCGACGAAGGCAAGATTTATGACGGTCTGCTCGAGACCGAAATCACCGAGATTCAGCGCGGCGAAATGCCGAAGATCCCGGTGAAGATCATGATGAACGTGGGCAACCCGCAACTCGCCTTCGACTTCGCGCAACTGCCGAACGAAGGTGTGGGGCTGGCACGCCTGGAATTCATCATCAATAACAACATCGGCGTGCACCCGCGCGCGATTCTCGAGTACCCGAACATCGACGCCGACCTGAAGAAGGCAGTCGAGTCGGTGGCGCGCGGTCATGCATCGCCGCGTGCGTTCTACGTCGACAAGCTGGCCGAGGGCATCGCCACGATCGCTGCCGCCTTCTATCCGAAGAGCGTGATCGTGCGTCTGTCGGACTTCAAGTCCAACGAGTACAAGAAGCTCATCGGCGGTTCGCGTTACGAGCCGGACGAGGAAAACCCGATGCTGGGTTTCCGCGGTGCTTCGCGCTACATCTCGGAAGACTTCGCCGAGGCGTTCGAAATGGAATGCCGCGCACTCAAGCGCGTGCGTGACGAAATGGGTTTGACCAACGTCGAGATCATGGTGCCGTTCGTGCGTACGCTGGGGCAGGCTGAGCGTGTGGTCAACATGCTGGCCGGCTACGGTCTGAAGCGTGGCGAGAACGGTCTCAAGCTGGTGATGATGTGCGAAGTGCCGTCCAACGCCATTCTGGCCGACGAGTTCCTTGAGTACTTCGATGGCTTCTCGATTGGCTCGAACGACCTGACGCAGCTTACGCTGGGTCTGGATCGCGACTCCGGCATGGAATTGCTGGCCAAGGACTTCGACGAACGCGACCCGGCGGTGAAGTTCATGCTCAGCCGTGCGATCAAGGCGTGCCTGTCCAAGGGCAAGTACGTCGGCATCTGCGGTCAGGGCCCGTCGGACCATCCGGATCTGGCCGAGTGGCTGGCGAAGGAAGGCATTGCGTCGATGTCGCTCAACCCGGATACGGTCATCGAAACGTGGCAGCAACTCGCCAAGTTGGCGAAGTAA
- a CDS encoding NfeD family protein yields MEQAWLWFGVAGLTVVLELASGTFYLLMVALGMTAGGIAAVLRVDWPLQLVIAAVVAGVAVWLLRRSRFGRRRIKVDAAADPSTNLDIGQQLHIDAWQPDGRARAMYRGAEWDVELMPGESASAGWFVIREVRGSRLFVAHVVV; encoded by the coding sequence ATGGAACAGGCTTGGCTTTGGTTCGGCGTTGCCGGATTGACTGTGGTGCTGGAGCTGGCAAGCGGAACGTTCTATCTCTTGATGGTGGCGCTCGGCATGACGGCTGGCGGCATCGCGGCGGTATTGCGCGTCGATTGGCCGCTGCAGTTGGTGATCGCAGCCGTGGTGGCGGGCGTGGCCGTCTGGTTGCTGCGCCGCAGCCGGTTTGGCCGTCGACGCATCAAGGTCGATGCGGCAGCGGATCCCAGCACGAATCTGGACATCGGGCAGCAATTGCATATTGATGCTTGGCAGCCGGATGGCCGAGCGAGGGCGATGTACCGTGGTGCCGAATGGGACGTCGAGCTCATGCCCGGCGAGTCTGCCAGCGCTGGCTGGTTCGTGATCCGGGAAGTGCGCGGCAGCCGATTGTTCGTTGCGCACGTGGTGGTGTGA
- a CDS encoding SPFH domain-containing protein has translation MFDLSNVAFIIFIIAVIIAARSIKIVPQQHAWVIERLGKYHATLTPGMSIVVPFVDRVAYKHLLKEVPLDVPSQVCITKDNTQLQVDGILYFQVTDAMKASYGSSNYIVAITQLAQTTLRSVIGRLELDKTFEERAFINHSVVNALDEAASNWGVKVLRYEIKDLTPPKEILHAMQAQITAEREKRALIAASEGKRQEQINLATGAREAAIQKSEGERQAAINRAQGEASAILAVAEANAEAIQKIATAIQTQGGMEAVNLKVAEQYVDAFGNLAKTNNTLIVPGNLTDLSGMIASALKIVRGTEGGSIPGGDGGGVGGFGNSNPRR, from the coding sequence ATGTTCGATCTATCCAACGTCGCCTTTATTATTTTCATCATCGCCGTGATCATTGCGGCGCGCTCGATCAAGATCGTGCCGCAGCAGCATGCGTGGGTCATCGAGCGTCTCGGCAAATATCATGCGACGCTCACGCCGGGAATGTCGATCGTGGTGCCATTCGTTGATCGTGTGGCCTACAAGCATCTGCTCAAGGAAGTGCCGCTCGACGTGCCGAGCCAGGTGTGTATCACCAAAGACAACACGCAATTGCAGGTCGACGGGATTCTGTATTTCCAGGTGACCGATGCGATGAAGGCGTCGTACGGCTCAAGCAACTACATCGTGGCCATCACGCAACTTGCGCAAACTACGCTGCGTAGCGTGATCGGCAGGCTCGAACTCGACAAGACGTTCGAGGAGCGCGCGTTCATCAATCACAGCGTAGTGAATGCGCTTGACGAAGCGGCGTCGAACTGGGGGGTGAAGGTGCTGCGTTACGAGATCAAAGATCTCACTCCGCCGAAAGAGATTCTGCACGCCATGCAGGCACAGATCACGGCAGAGCGCGAGAAGCGTGCACTGATCGCAGCATCGGAAGGCAAGCGGCAGGAACAGATTAACTTGGCAACCGGGGCACGCGAAGCGGCTATCCAGAAGTCCGAAGGTGAGCGTCAGGCGGCGATCAACCGGGCGCAAGGTGAGGCGTCTGCCATTCTTGCGGTGGCGGAGGCGAACGCCGAGGCCATCCAAAAGATTGCGACCGCGATTCAGACGCAGGGCGGCATGGAGGCGGTGAACCTCAAGGTGGCAGAACAATACGTCGATGCATTCGGCAACCTGGCCAAAACTAACAACACGCTGATTGTGCCGGGGAATCTCACAGATTTGAGCGGCATGATTGCTTCGGCGCTGAAGATTGTGCGCGGCACCGAAGGGGGATCGATCCCCGGCGGTGACGGCGGCGGTGTCGGTGGCTTCGGCAATTCCAATCCCCGGCGCTAA
- the smpB gene encoding SsrA-binding protein SmpB, producing MSIIDNKKAFFDYFIEERYEAGIALEGWEVKAIRAGRAQIKEGYVVIKNGEIFLIGTHISPLPTASTHIKPDPVRTRKLLLKADEIKKLIGKVEQRGYTLVPLNLHYSKGLVKCEIGLAKGKKLHDKRETEKKRDWDREKARLMRTPT from the coding sequence ATGAGCATCATTGACAACAAGAAAGCCTTCTTCGATTACTTCATCGAGGAGCGATACGAAGCCGGGATCGCGCTCGAGGGGTGGGAAGTCAAGGCAATCCGCGCCGGGCGGGCGCAGATCAAGGAAGGCTACGTCGTCATCAAAAACGGCGAGATCTTTCTGATCGGCACGCACATCAGCCCGTTGCCGACCGCATCGACGCACATCAAGCCTGACCCCGTGCGCACCCGCAAACTCCTGCTGAAAGCCGATGAAATCAAGAAGCTCATCGGCAAAGTGGAGCAGCGCGGCTATACACTGGTCCCGCTCAACCTGCACTACAGCAAAGGTCTGGTGAAATGCGAGATTGGGCTGGCGAAAGGCAAAAAGCTTCACGACAAGCGCGAAACGGAAAAGAAGCGCGACTGGGATCGCGAAAAGGCACGTTTGATGCGCACGCCCACCTGA
- a CDS encoding type II toxin-antitoxin system RatA family toxin, with the protein MAEVSKTVLVHFSDAQMYDLVTNVADYPKFLPWCGGVEIRHQDEHSMEASLIIDFKGLKHSFATRNIQERPHSIQMTFVEGPFKRFHGTWKFTALRENACKIEFGLHYEFANFLLEKVIGPVFSHIANTFVDAFVKRAEAVYVK; encoded by the coding sequence ATGGCCGAAGTCAGTAAAACCGTTCTCGTGCATTTCTCCGATGCGCAGATGTACGATCTGGTGACCAATGTCGCCGATTACCCCAAATTCCTGCCGTGGTGCGGTGGTGTCGAGATTCGGCATCAGGACGAGCACAGCATGGAGGCGTCGCTGATCATCGACTTCAAGGGCCTGAAGCATTCGTTCGCGACGCGCAATATTCAGGAGCGTCCGCATTCCATTCAGATGACGTTCGTCGAAGGGCCTTTCAAGCGTTTTCACGGTACGTGGAAGTTCACGGCGCTGCGCGAAAATGCCTGCAAGATCGAGTTCGGCCTTCACTACGAATTTGCGAACTTCCTGCTCGAGAAAGTCATCGGCCCTGTGTTCAGTCACATTGCTAATACCTTCGTCGATGCCTTCGTCAAGCGTGCAGAGGCCGTGTATGTCAAATGA
- a CDS encoding RnfH family protein, translating to MSNELNVEVCYALPGEQTIIPLTLPAGATMRDAIERSGMLQRYPELDLARMKAGVFGKVRALDAAVEAGDRIEIYRVLKADPKLARQRRVEKVRNEGSREGQKWLGSRRGS from the coding sequence ATGTCAAATGAGCTGAATGTCGAAGTTTGCTATGCGCTGCCTGGCGAGCAAACGATTATCCCATTGACGTTGCCCGCAGGCGCCACGATGCGCGACGCGATCGAACGTAGCGGCATGTTGCAACGCTATCCCGAGCTCGATCTTGCGCGTATGAAAGCCGGTGTTTTTGGCAAAGTGAGAGCGCTTGACGCGGCGGTGGAGGCGGGAGACCGCATTGAGATTTATCGCGTGCTCAAGGCAGATCCCAAGCTGGCGCGCCAGCGGCGTGTCGAGAAAGTGCGCAACGAAGGAAGCCGGGAAGGGCAGAAGTGGCTGGGAAGCCGTCGCGGGAGCTAA
- a CDS encoding DMT family transporter produces MGQGISFGLAAGALWGLVFLAPRLLPGFSPLELSAARYVLYGLVSAVLLAPLWARLRHTVTGHDWRALFRLSLVGNLIYYLFLAGAVQMAGIAPASLIVGVLPVTVTLVGSRDHGAMPLSRLAGPLALVAAGIVCINVDVFAHASASGGDWRLTLAGIACAVGALVSWTWYAVANARYLARFGHFTSQEWSLLTGVATGVLALALAVPAVLLPHPVAASEPRDWQMFLIVNIAVAIGASTTGNAFWNAASRRLPLTLSGQMIVFETLFALVYGFIYEQRVPRLLELAAIVLLLAGVSASVRLHSRGSTH; encoded by the coding sequence ATGGGGCAAGGCATTTCTTTCGGATTGGCGGCGGGCGCCTTGTGGGGACTGGTCTTTCTGGCCCCTCGTCTGCTGCCCGGCTTTTCACCGCTGGAATTGTCGGCCGCCCGTTACGTGCTTTACGGACTGGTGTCCGCCGTGTTGCTCGCGCCGCTCTGGGCACGCCTGCGGCATACCGTCACAGGGCACGACTGGCGGGCATTGTTCCGCCTCAGTCTGGTTGGCAACCTGATTTATTACCTGTTTCTCGCCGGCGCGGTGCAGATGGCTGGCATCGCCCCGGCGTCGCTGATCGTGGGCGTGCTGCCCGTGACGGTCACGCTCGTCGGTAGCCGCGATCACGGCGCCATGCCGCTGTCGCGGCTGGCGGGCCCGCTGGCGTTGGTCGCCGCAGGCATCGTCTGTATCAACGTCGACGTCTTCGCCCACGCCTCGGCAAGCGGCGGCGACTGGCGGCTGACGCTCGCGGGTATCGCCTGCGCCGTCGGCGCCCTTGTGAGCTGGACATGGTATGCGGTGGCCAATGCCCGCTATCTGGCGCGATTCGGGCATTTCACGAGTCAGGAATGGTCGCTGCTGACGGGTGTCGCTACTGGCGTTCTGGCTCTCGCGCTGGCGGTGCCAGCCGTATTGCTGCCGCACCCGGTAGCAGCCAGCGAGCCTCGCGACTGGCAGATGTTCCTGATTGTGAATATCGCCGTGGCAATCGGTGCATCGACGACCGGCAATGCGTTCTGGAACGCTGCGAGCCGGCGTTTGCCACTAACGCTGTCGGGCCAGATGATCGTATTTGAAACGCTGTTCGCGCTGGTCTACGGCTTCATATACGAACAACGCGTGCCGCGCCTGCTCGAACTCGCCGCCATTGTCTTGCTCCTCGCCGGTGTCAGCGCCTCGGTACGGCTGCATTCGCGCGGATCGACGCACTGA
- the guaB gene encoding IMP dehydrogenase: MRLIQKALTFDDVLLVPAYSAVLPRDTKLKTKLTRNITLNMPLLSAAMDTVTEARLAIAMAQQGGIGIIHKNLKPAEQAREVSKVKRFESGVLRDPITIPPHMKVRDVIALSRQHGISGFPVVEGAQLIGIVTNRDLRFESRLDEPVRAIMTPKDKLITVREGASPADAEQLMHSHRLERVLVVNDAFELRGLMTVKDIMKATEHPLASKDEHGKLRVGAAVGVGADNEERVELLVAAGVDVIVVDTAHGHSQGVLDRVQWVKKHFPQIEVVGGNIATAGAARALMEHGADAVKVGIGPGSICTTRIVAGVGVPQITAIANVAEALEGTGVPLIADGGIRYSGDIAKALAAGAHTVMMGSMFSGTEEAPGEVFLYQGRSYKSYRGMGSVGAMKDGAADRYFQDPANNADKLVPEGIEGRVAYKGSVNAILHQLTGGIRSSMGYLGCQTIEELHKNAEFVQITAAGMRESHVHDVQIMKEAPNYHVE, from the coding sequence ATGCGTCTGATCCAAAAAGCACTCACTTTCGATGACGTGCTCCTCGTCCCGGCGTACTCCGCCGTTCTCCCGCGCGACACCAAGCTGAAAACCAAGCTCACGCGCAACATCACCCTGAATATGCCTTTGCTGTCGGCCGCCATGGATACGGTGACCGAAGCGCGTCTGGCCATTGCCATGGCGCAACAGGGCGGCATCGGCATTATTCATAAGAATTTGAAGCCGGCCGAGCAGGCGCGGGAAGTCTCGAAGGTCAAGCGATTTGAGTCGGGCGTTCTGCGTGACCCGATCACGATCCCGCCGCACATGAAGGTTCGCGACGTGATCGCCCTGTCGCGTCAGCATGGCATTTCCGGTTTCCCGGTCGTCGAAGGCGCACAGCTCATCGGTATCGTGACCAACCGCGACCTGCGTTTCGAAAGCCGCCTGGACGAGCCGGTGCGCGCGATCATGACGCCGAAGGACAAGCTCATCACCGTGCGCGAAGGCGCGTCGCCGGCCGACGCCGAGCAACTGATGCACAGCCACCGCCTTGAGCGCGTGCTGGTCGTCAACGACGCCTTCGAACTGCGTGGCCTGATGACGGTCAAGGACATTATGAAGGCGACCGAGCACCCGCTCGCGAGCAAGGACGAACATGGCAAGCTGCGCGTTGGTGCGGCTGTCGGTGTCGGTGCGGACAATGAAGAACGCGTCGAACTTCTGGTCGCGGCCGGCGTCGACGTGATCGTGGTGGACACGGCTCATGGCCACAGCCAGGGCGTGCTTGATCGCGTGCAGTGGGTCAAGAAGCACTTCCCGCAGATCGAGGTGGTGGGGGGCAATATCGCCACGGCGGGTGCTGCGCGGGCGCTGATGGAACATGGTGCAGATGCGGTCAAGGTCGGTATCGGCCCGGGCTCGATCTGCACGACGCGTATCGTGGCCGGTGTCGGCGTGCCGCAGATCACGGCAATTGCCAATGTGGCCGAGGCGCTTGAAGGCACGGGCGTTCCGCTGATTGCGGACGGTGGCATTCGCTACTCGGGCGACATCGCCAAGGCGCTGGCCGCTGGCGCGCATACCGTGATGATGGGCAGCATGTTCTCGGGCACGGAAGAGGCGCCAGGTGAAGTGTTCCTGTATCAGGGCCGTTCGTACAAGAGCTACCGCGGCATGGGTTCGGTCGGCGCAATGAAGGACGGCGCTGCCGATCGTTACTTCCAGGACCCCGCGAACAACGCGGATAAGCTGGTGCCGGAAGGGATTGAAGGCCGCGTGGCCTACAAGGGCAGCGTGAACGCGATCCTCCATCAACTGACCGGTGGTATCCGCTCGTCGATGGGCTATCTGGGTTGCCAGACGATCGAAGAACTGCACAAGAATGCCGAGTTCGTTCAAATTACGGCGGCGGGCATGCGCGAATCGCACGTGCACGACGTCCAGATCATGAAGGAAGCCCCCAACTACCACGTGGAGTAA
- the guaA gene encoding glutamine-hydrolyzing GMP synthase, which produces MHDKILILDFGSQVTQLIGRRVREAHVYCEIHPNDVSDEFIREFNPKAVILSGSHASTYEDQDLRAPQAVWDLGVPVLGICYGMFAMTVQLGGQVEASNHREFGYAEVRAHAHTPLLEGLEDFRTADGHGMLKVWMSHGDKVTQLPPGFVLMASTPSCPIAGMADVARNYYAVQFHPEVTHTVKGRELLERFVLEIAGAKPDWIMRDHIEEAVKAIREQVGDEEVILGLSGGVDSSVAAALIHRAIGDQLTCVFVDHGLLRLNEGQMVMEMFQGRLHAKVVHVDAAEQFMGHLKGVTDPEQKRKIIGREFVEVFQAEAKKLKNAKWLAQGTIYPDVIESGGAKTKKATTIKSHHNVGGLPETLGLKLLEPLRDLFKDEVRELGVALGLPHDMVYRHPFPGPGLGVRILGEVKRDYADLLRRADAIFIEELRNTVEPNSGKTWYELTSQAFAVFLPVKSVGVMGDGRTYEWVVALRAVQTQDFMTAHWAHLPHDLLGKVSNRIINEVRGLNRVVYDISGKPPATIEWE; this is translated from the coding sequence ATGCACGACAAAATCCTCATTCTTGACTTCGGCTCGCAAGTCACCCAGCTCATCGGACGCCGCGTTCGCGAAGCGCACGTCTACTGCGAGATTCACCCGAACGACGTTTCGGACGAGTTCATTCGCGAATTCAATCCGAAGGCCGTCATTCTCTCGGGCAGCCATGCGAGCACGTACGAGGATCAGGATCTGCGCGCGCCGCAGGCGGTGTGGGATCTGGGCGTGCCGGTGCTGGGCATTTGCTATGGCATGTTCGCGATGACGGTCCAACTGGGCGGTCAGGTCGAGGCGAGCAACCATCGTGAATTCGGTTACGCCGAGGTACGCGCGCATGCTCATACGCCGCTGCTCGAGGGCCTTGAGGACTTCCGCACGGCAGACGGCCACGGCATGCTCAAGGTGTGGATGAGCCATGGCGACAAGGTCACGCAATTGCCGCCGGGCTTTGTGCTGATGGCGTCGACGCCGAGCTGCCCGATTGCCGGTATGGCCGACGTGGCGCGTAACTATTACGCGGTGCAGTTCCACCCGGAAGTTACGCATACGGTGAAGGGGCGTGAATTGCTCGAGCGTTTCGTGCTGGAGATCGCCGGTGCGAAACCGGACTGGATCATGCGCGATCACATCGAGGAAGCCGTCAAGGCGATCCGCGAGCAAGTGGGCGACGAGGAAGTGATTCTGGGTCTGTCGGGCGGTGTGGATTCGAGCGTCGCGGCGGCGCTGATTCATCGTGCGATTGGCGATCAACTGACGTGTGTGTTCGTCGATCACGGTTTGCTGCGTCTGAATGAAGGTCAGATGGTGATGGAGATGTTCCAGGGGCGTCTGCACGCGAAGGTCGTGCATGTGGACGCCGCTGAGCAGTTCATGGGTCATCTGAAGGGCGTGACCGATCCGGAGCAGAAGCGCAAGATCATTGGCCGCGAATTCGTCGAAGTGTTCCAGGCCGAGGCGAAGAAGCTGAAGAACGCGAAGTGGCTGGCGCAGGGCACGATCTATCCGGACGTGATCGAGTCGGGCGGCGCGAAGACGAAGAAGGCGACGACGATCAAGAGCCACCACAATGTGGGTGGCTTGCCGGAGACGCTGGGTCTGAAGCTGCTCGAACCCCTGCGCGATCTGTTCAAGGACGAAGTGCGCGAGTTGGGCGTGGCGCTGGGTCTTCCGCACGACATGGTTTATCGTCACCCATTCCCGGGGCCCGGTCTGGGCGTGCGGATTCTGGGGGAAGTGAAGCGCGATTACGCCGACCTGTTGCGTCGCGCCGATGCCATCTTTATCGAAGAGCTGCGCAACACGGTCGAGCCGAACAGCGGCAAGACTTGGTACGAACTGACGAGTCAGGCGTTTGCGGTGTTCCTGCCGGTCAAGAGCGTGGGTGTAATGGGCGATGGCCGCACGTATGAGTGGGTCGTGGCATTGCGCGCTGTGCAGACGCAAGACTTCATG